One stretch of Amycolatopsis sp. NBC_00345 DNA includes these proteins:
- a CDS encoding AfsR/SARP family transcriptional regulator, translating to MEIAFGILGRTALQMHGRLTVQWGRPKERAVLATLLAQPNRLVSAESLLTWVWGEEEQEPRNPVSTFRTYTARIRTTLREAGLPADLRTVDGSFVLETEEDRIDWFAFRRMIGNARLLGADHRHEEAGELIEEALLLWRDDPLRDLRTPRADRARIAAVDEDWLPANNLLLTQWSALGRHREVLQRLDDLQRQHRADLGLAKQRLQALHLLGDTTQRDQYYFDARRLFRARQEEDAATELKRVQDELIRAGDITSPPITASPITVPPGPATIPLPRDGGEVVPATESTGRALLPADVDDFVGHDDLLRTLDELAQAPGGGFRPGVIVLDGLAGIGKTALAVHWAHRQVGHLADHAVYIDLHGYDADRRREPEEVVDDLLYALGGRIDRYAGQLRRAARLRELLGGRRTVVVLDNVAKSAHVQPLLLTLAPCLVIVTSRQALAGLVKQHGARHRSVTPLSAEHSAELLTNRIGARAAAQRETVARLAQLCDGFPMTLQLAAHHIELHRELALHHFADELRDRSRLLDMGDAGDDPPTSMRATLFVTYEHLHADAQRLFRFLGLPPTPTFSLAAAAALAGLSSRATHRCLDALVSAHFVDHTGEPDRYRMHDLLHVFAHELATDEVSASEAEDAERRLLSFYLHSSFAADHTVFPFYPRVPMLPLEPGVSPVEIESEKAGVTWLLRERRTMMLLVSWAARRHPEYAWRYPHIMYAIFRRYGYLSHLKKPYEVAIAACAALGDLESEGASRNDFGRILMRSGDQDGAQRQFDLALALARQTGSPIGITISLMEQGDVELDKGSPEEAVVHYEQALEKAREIGAIGPEAAIMHGSAMAHRRLAHTEEALELFGLALEIRARQKNRHGEAQTLAELAAALNGCGRYHEARDRGERALAVVEGIHDLEVAPRACAVLAKVHYNLEQYDKAVGYARQAARLSARSHNVATEADAFHILGHALQASRRPAAAIEGWRLSVAAYLDLGDLYHTRHVLVDLAAAREEPATSGL from the coding sequence GTGGAAATCGCCTTCGGCATTCTGGGGCGAACCGCGTTGCAGATGCACGGGCGTCTGACTGTGCAGTGGGGGCGCCCCAAGGAGCGCGCGGTTCTCGCCACGCTGCTGGCCCAGCCGAACCGCCTGGTCAGCGCGGAGTCCCTGCTCACCTGGGTGTGGGGTGAAGAGGAGCAGGAACCGCGAAATCCGGTTTCGACGTTTCGGACCTACACGGCGCGAATCCGCACCACGCTCCGGGAAGCGGGCCTTCCGGCGGATCTGCGCACTGTGGACGGCAGTTTTGTACTGGAAACGGAGGAGGATCGGATCGATTGGTTCGCATTTCGCCGGATGATCGGCAATGCGCGGCTGCTCGGTGCCGACCACCGTCACGAAGAAGCCGGCGAACTGATCGAGGAAGCGCTTCTCCTGTGGCGGGACGACCCGCTGCGTGACCTGCGAACCCCGCGCGCCGACCGGGCCCGGATCGCGGCGGTGGACGAAGATTGGCTGCCCGCCAACAATCTCCTGCTGACGCAGTGGTCCGCACTGGGGCGCCACCGCGAGGTGCTGCAGCGGCTCGACGACCTGCAACGGCAGCACCGAGCCGACCTCGGCCTCGCGAAACAACGGCTCCAGGCCCTGCACCTGCTCGGTGACACAACCCAGCGCGACCAGTACTACTTCGACGCTCGCCGGCTGTTCCGGGCGCGGCAAGAGGAAGACGCGGCGACCGAGCTCAAACGCGTTCAGGACGAACTGATCCGCGCCGGGGACATCACTTCGCCACCAATCACTGCGTCACCAATCACTGTGCCACCGGGACCGGCGACTATTCCTCTGCCCCGCGACGGCGGCGAGGTGGTCCCGGCCACAGAGAGCACCGGCCGCGCGCTGCTGCCGGCCGACGTCGACGACTTCGTCGGCCACGACGATCTCCTGCGCACACTCGACGAACTCGCCCAGGCGCCCGGCGGCGGGTTCCGCCCCGGGGTGATCGTCCTCGACGGCCTGGCGGGCATCGGGAAGACCGCGCTGGCCGTGCACTGGGCTCACCGCCAGGTCGGCCATCTGGCCGATCACGCCGTCTACATAGACCTGCACGGCTACGACGCCGACCGCAGACGCGAGCCCGAAGAGGTAGTCGACGACCTGTTGTACGCGCTCGGCGGCCGGATCGACCGGTACGCGGGCCAGCTAAGGCGGGCTGCGCGGCTACGCGAGCTGCTCGGCGGGCGGCGAACCGTGGTCGTGCTGGACAACGTCGCGAAGTCCGCGCACGTCCAGCCGCTGTTGCTGACGCTGGCGCCGTGCCTGGTCATCGTCACCAGCAGGCAGGCGCTGGCCGGGCTGGTCAAGCAGCACGGCGCGCGGCACCGCTCGGTCACCCCGCTCAGCGCGGAGCACAGTGCCGAACTGCTCACCAACCGCATCGGCGCCCGCGCGGCCGCGCAACGGGAGACCGTCGCCCGGCTGGCACAGCTGTGCGATGGCTTCCCGATGACGTTGCAGCTCGCCGCGCACCACATCGAGCTCCACCGTGAACTGGCGCTGCACCACTTCGCCGACGAGTTGCGGGATCGCAGTCGTCTCCTGGACATGGGCGACGCCGGTGACGATCCGCCGACGAGCATGCGCGCGACGCTTTTCGTTACCTACGAACACCTCCACGCCGACGCGCAGCGGCTTTTCCGCTTCCTCGGCCTCCCGCCGACGCCGACCTTCAGCCTGGCCGCGGCGGCGGCGCTCGCCGGGCTGTCGTCACGAGCCACGCACCGTTGCCTCGACGCGCTCGTCAGCGCCCACTTCGTCGACCACACCGGCGAACCGGACCGGTATCGCATGCACGACCTGCTCCACGTGTTCGCACACGAACTGGCCACGGACGAGGTATCCGCGAGTGAAGCCGAGGACGCCGAACGACGATTGCTGTCGTTCTACTTGCACAGCAGTTTCGCGGCGGACCACACCGTATTCCCGTTCTACCCGAGGGTTCCGATGCTTCCACTGGAACCGGGTGTGTCCCCGGTGGAAATCGAGTCGGAAAAAGCCGGTGTGACTTGGCTGCTCCGCGAGCGCCGGACGATGATGCTTCTGGTCAGCTGGGCCGCCCGGCGTCATCCGGAATACGCTTGGCGATATCCGCATATCATGTATGCCATCTTCCGCCGCTACGGTTACCTCAGTCACCTGAAAAAGCCCTATGAGGTCGCGATCGCGGCCTGCGCGGCGCTCGGTGACCTGGAGTCGGAAGGCGCTTCGCGCAACGACTTCGGCCGCATCCTGATGCGATCGGGCGACCAGGACGGCGCGCAGCGGCAGTTCGACCTCGCGCTGGCTCTCGCGCGGCAGACCGGAAGTCCGATCGGCATAACGATCTCCCTCATGGAGCAGGGTGACGTGGAGTTGGACAAGGGCAGCCCCGAAGAGGCGGTCGTCCATTACGAGCAGGCGCTGGAGAAGGCCAGGGAGATCGGGGCGATCGGGCCGGAGGCCGCGATCATGCACGGGTCGGCCATGGCCCACCGGCGGCTGGCACACACGGAAGAGGCGCTGGAACTGTTCGGCCTGGCACTGGAGATCCGTGCGCGGCAGAAGAACCGGCACGGCGAGGCGCAGACGCTGGCGGAGCTCGCGGCCGCGCTCAACGGGTGCGGCCGGTACCACGAGGCGCGCGACCGCGGGGAACGCGCGCTCGCCGTCGTCGAAGGAATCCACGACCTCGAGGTGGCGCCCCGAGCCTGCGCCGTGCTCGCGAAGGTCCACTACAACCTGGAGCAGTACGACAAAGCTGTCGGCTATGCCCGGCAGGCGGCGCGGCTCTCCGCCCGCAGCCACAACGTCGCCACGGAGGCGGACGCGTTCCACATCCTCGGCCACGCCCTCCAGGCCTCGCGGCGACCAGCCGCCGCCATCGAAGGCTGGCGGCTGTCGGTCGCCGCATACCTGGATCTCGGCGACCTCTACCACACGCGGCACGTTCTGGTGGATCTGGCGGCCGCGCGGGAAGAACCGGCAACCTCCGGACTCTGA
- a CDS encoding PLDc N-terminal domain-containing protein, with product MTIPFALAAAPDIAHLTAGIAMVAVILLPLIFFIAALVGIVGSGLTGGMKLVWVVFAFCAPFLGPLLWFLVGRKQSTAIRV from the coding sequence ATGACCATCCCCTTCGCGCTGGCCGCCGCTCCGGACATCGCGCACCTCACGGCCGGGATCGCGATGGTGGCCGTGATCCTGCTGCCCCTGATCTTCTTCATCGCCGCGCTGGTCGGCATCGTCGGCAGCGGTCTCACCGGGGGCATGAAGCTGGTCTGGGTGGTGTTCGCCTTCTGCGCGCCGTTCCTCGGCCCGCTGCTGTGGTTCCTGGTGGGCCGCAAGCAGAGCACCGCGATCCGGGTGTGA
- a CDS encoding FAD-dependent oxidoreductase produces MTITIVGAGLGGLTLARVLHANGIEAAVYDLDASPDARAQGGMLDIHEESGQAALRAAGLYDEFRALVHPGGEAMRVLDRHGVVHLSEEDDGDGGRPEVDRGQLRDLLLGSLPEGTIRWGAKVAGARPLGDGRHEVTLADGTVFTTDVLIGADGAWSRIRPLLSAAKPVYTGVAFVEVDLFDADVRHPAEAAVIGGGMFFALAEGRGFLAHRETDGSLHVYVALVVAEDWAADIDFTDTEAAKKAVLSHFEGWDESLRALVTNADSDLVPRLIHALPIGHRWERVPGITLLGDAAHLMSPFAGEGANLAMLDGAELGLALAAHPGDVEAGLAEYERALFPRSEESATESANGLVLCFGEGAPQGLLDMFTAPRP; encoded by the coding sequence ATGACCATCACCATCGTCGGCGCCGGACTCGGCGGCCTGACCCTCGCCCGCGTCCTGCACGCCAACGGCATCGAAGCCGCCGTCTACGACCTCGACGCCTCCCCGGACGCCCGCGCGCAGGGCGGCATGCTCGACATCCACGAAGAATCCGGCCAGGCCGCGCTGCGGGCCGCCGGGCTGTACGACGAGTTCCGCGCGCTCGTCCATCCCGGCGGCGAGGCCATGCGGGTCCTCGACCGCCACGGCGTCGTCCATCTGTCCGAAGAGGACGATGGTGACGGAGGCCGGCCCGAGGTCGATCGCGGGCAGCTGCGCGACCTGCTGCTCGGCAGCCTGCCCGAAGGCACCATCCGCTGGGGCGCCAAGGTCGCCGGCGCGCGGCCGCTCGGCGACGGCAGGCACGAGGTGACGCTGGCCGACGGCACCGTCTTCACCACCGACGTGCTGATCGGTGCGGACGGCGCGTGGTCGCGGATCCGCCCGCTGCTCTCGGCGGCCAAGCCGGTCTACACCGGCGTGGCGTTCGTCGAGGTGGACCTGTTCGACGCCGACGTCCGGCATCCCGCCGAGGCGGCCGTCATCGGCGGGGGCATGTTCTTCGCGCTGGCCGAGGGCCGGGGCTTCCTCGCGCACCGCGAGACGGACGGCAGCCTGCACGTCTACGTCGCCCTCGTGGTGGCCGAGGACTGGGCCGCTGACATCGACTTCACCGACACGGAAGCCGCGAAAAAGGCGGTGCTGAGCCACTTCGAGGGCTGGGACGAGAGCCTGCGCGCGCTCGTCACGAACGCGGACAGCGACCTGGTCCCGCGGCTCATCCACGCGCTGCCGATCGGCCACCGCTGGGAGCGCGTCCCCGGCATCACGCTGCTCGGCGACGCGGCACACCTGATGTCGCCGTTCGCGGGTGAGGGCGCGAATCTCGCGATGCTGGACGGCGCCGAGCTGGGCCTGGCGCTGGCCGCGCACCCCGGCGACGTCGAGGCCGGCCTCGCGGAGTACGAGCGGGCGCTGTTCCCGCGCAGCGAGGAATCCGCCACGGAGTCGGCGAACGGGCTGGTCCTGTGCTTCGGCGAGGGCGCGCCGCAGGGCCTGCTGGACATGTTCACCGCGCCCCGCCCCTGA
- a CDS encoding TetR/AcrR family transcriptional regulator C-terminal domain-containing protein encodes MQPSGTPGQTGSDQGGHVYVRSTAELHAAVLDELLGEVSLTPKDSWDERLEAVLGSYAEVLFRYPGLAQSALVARPSGGHYLDLVETLLALLAEGGVPTRQAAWGVDLLLQHATATAAEHVVEQSEEDWAALGAAVRAV; translated from the coding sequence GTGCAGCCGTCGGGAACGCCCGGCCAAACCGGCTCTGACCAGGGCGGGCATGTCTACGTCCGCAGCACCGCCGAGCTGCACGCCGCCGTGCTCGACGAACTGCTCGGCGAGGTCAGCCTGACGCCGAAGGACAGCTGGGACGAGCGGCTGGAAGCGGTGCTCGGCTCGTACGCCGAAGTGCTCTTCCGCTATCCGGGGCTGGCGCAGTCCGCGCTCGTCGCCCGGCCCAGTGGCGGGCACTACCTGGACCTGGTCGAGACGCTGCTCGCGCTGCTGGCCGAGGGCGGAGTGCCGACGCGACAGGCCGCGTGGGGCGTCGATCTACTGCTCCAGCATGCGACGGCCACCGCGGCCGAGCACGTCGTCGAACAGTCCGAAGAGGACTGGGCCGCGCTCGGTGCCGCCGTCCGGGCCGTCTAG
- a CDS encoding isochorismatase family protein: MPVSTIDERSALVLVDLQNGIATAPTQPHSGPEVIARGAELADAFRAAGKPVVHVRVTMAADSSDWPSGRTETPPRGGTRPEGWDLIVDELSGHPEDLVVTKRNVGAFHGTDLDLQLRRRGVTQIVLGGIATSMGVESTARAAHDHGYHVALVTDAMADLDPEVHRHSVERIFPRLGETGTTAEILALLKS, encoded by the coding sequence ATGCCCGTCTCCACCATCGATGAGCGCAGCGCGCTCGTCCTCGTCGACCTGCAGAACGGCATCGCCACGGCGCCGACGCAGCCGCACAGCGGACCGGAGGTCATCGCGCGCGGGGCCGAGCTGGCCGACGCCTTCCGCGCCGCCGGGAAGCCCGTCGTCCACGTGCGCGTGACGATGGCCGCCGACAGCTCCGACTGGCCGTCCGGCCGCACCGAAACCCCGCCGCGCGGCGGCACCCGCCCCGAGGGCTGGGACCTGATCGTCGACGAGCTGTCCGGTCACCCCGAGGACCTCGTGGTGACCAAGCGGAACGTGGGCGCCTTCCACGGCACGGACCTCGACCTGCAGCTGCGCCGCCGCGGCGTCACGCAGATCGTGCTGGGCGGCATCGCCACCAGCATGGGCGTCGAGTCCACCGCCCGCGCCGCGCACGACCACGGCTACCACGTCGCCCTCGTCACCGACGCGATGGCCGACCTGGACCCGGAGGTGCACCGCCACAGCGTCGAGCGGATCTTCCCGCGCCTCGGCGAAACCGGGACCACGGCGGAGATCCTGGCCCTGCTGAAGTCCTGA
- a CDS encoding MFS transporter, with the protein MRRKQKDPEAFDRRLIAPMVMGSILNPVNSSIIAVSLVPIGVALGAPPAETAWLVSALYLATAIGQPVVGRLVDLYGPRSLFLVGSGLVGVAGVLGLLAPNLPVLIVARVLLGFGTCAGYPAAMSLIRSESERTGHDRPGGVLTLLAITTQTIAVIGPTLGGLLIGLGGWRATIAVNLPLAVACLILGALYLPRHHQRPDGPVRLDFPGIGLFAATLVSLLLFLMTPNGAHWYLLLITLGAGAGFAVRELRTTAPFLDLRVLGGNFPLLLTYARSLLAYVVSYAFLYGYTQWLEEGRGLSASRSGLLLLPVFLVGIGVAALTGRYKELRGKLLVGAVGQIAACALLLTLGGTSPIWLLVVVAVVLGLPQGLNGLALQNSVYYQADPERIGASAGLLRTFMYLGAMVASAATGGFFGPRADTAGLHHLAWFVLAVGVLFLVVTLFDRTLRHTAAK; encoded by the coding sequence TTGCGACGTAAGCAAAAGGACCCCGAGGCGTTCGACCGCCGGCTGATCGCGCCGATGGTCATGGGCTCGATCCTGAACCCGGTCAACTCGTCGATCATCGCCGTTTCGCTCGTGCCGATCGGGGTGGCGCTCGGCGCGCCGCCGGCCGAGACGGCGTGGCTGGTCTCCGCGCTCTACCTCGCCACGGCGATCGGCCAGCCGGTCGTCGGGCGGCTGGTGGACCTGTACGGGCCGCGGTCCCTCTTCCTGGTCGGCAGCGGGCTGGTGGGGGTCGCGGGGGTGCTGGGCCTGCTCGCGCCGAACCTGCCGGTGCTGATCGTCGCGCGGGTGCTGCTCGGGTTCGGCACCTGCGCCGGCTACCCGGCCGCGATGTCGTTGATCCGCAGTGAATCCGAGCGCACCGGCCACGACCGGCCGGGCGGCGTGCTCACCCTGCTCGCCATCACCACACAGACCATCGCGGTGATCGGCCCCACGCTCGGCGGCCTGCTGATCGGCCTCGGCGGCTGGCGCGCGACGATCGCGGTCAACCTCCCGCTGGCGGTGGCCTGCCTGATCCTCGGCGCGCTGTACCTGCCGCGCCACCACCAGCGCCCGGACGGCCCGGTACGCCTGGACTTCCCCGGCATCGGGCTGTTCGCCGCGACGCTGGTGTCGCTGCTGCTGTTCCTGATGACCCCGAACGGCGCGCACTGGTACCTGCTCCTGATCACCCTCGGGGCGGGCGCCGGCTTCGCCGTCCGAGAACTCCGCACTACGGCGCCGTTCCTCGACCTGCGGGTGCTCGGCGGGAACTTCCCGCTGCTGCTCACGTACGCCCGCAGCCTGCTCGCGTACGTCGTCTCGTACGCCTTCCTGTACGGCTACACGCAATGGCTTGAGGAGGGCCGTGGTCTGTCCGCCTCACGGTCCGGGCTCCTGCTGCTGCCGGTGTTCCTGGTCGGGATCGGCGTCGCCGCGCTGACCGGGCGGTACAAGGAGCTGCGCGGCAAGCTGCTCGTCGGCGCCGTGGGGCAGATCGCGGCGTGCGCGCTGCTCCTCACGCTCGGCGGGACCAGCCCGATCTGGCTGCTCGTGGTGGTCGCCGTGGTGCTCGGCCTGCCGCAGGGGCTCAACGGCCTCGCGCTGCAGAACTCCGTGTACTACCAGGCGGATCCCGAGCGGATCGGCGCGTCGGCCGGGCTGCTGCGCACGTTCATGTACCTCGGCGCGATGGTCGCGTCGGCGGCCACCGGCGGTTTCTTCGGCCCGCGCGCCGACACCGCCGGCCTGCACCACCTCGCCTGGTTCGTGCTCGCCGTCGGCGTGCTGTTCCTGGTGGTCACCCTGTTCGACCGGACGCTGCGGCACACCGCGGCGAAGTGA
- a CDS encoding MarR family winged helix-turn-helix transcriptional regulator, producing MDESTASDSAVYAAREIRVVFSRVRRRLKDASDNRELTPSQTSVLSRLSKEGPASMSALAAAERVRPQSMAATLANLDERGFTHRRPDPDDGRRQLISLSETGREFVEGKRRAGEEWLVRALDERLSERERRTVIEAMALIERLDAP from the coding sequence ATGGACGAGAGCACCGCGTCGGATTCGGCCGTGTACGCAGCGCGAGAGATACGCGTGGTCTTCAGCCGCGTCCGCCGTCGGCTGAAGGACGCTTCCGACAACCGTGAGCTGACGCCGTCGCAGACCTCGGTGCTGAGCCGCCTGAGCAAGGAAGGCCCGGCGTCGATGAGCGCGCTGGCCGCGGCCGAGCGCGTGCGTCCTCAGTCCATGGCGGCCACCCTCGCCAACCTCGACGAGCGCGGTTTCACCCACCGCCGCCCCGACCCGGACGACGGCCGCCGCCAGCTCATCTCCCTCAGCGAAACCGGCCGTGAGTTCGTCGAGGGCAAGCGCCGCGCCGGAGAGGAATGGCTCGTGCGCGCCCTCGACGAGCGGCTGTCCGAGCGGGAACGCCGGACGGTCATCGAGGCCATGGCCCTGATCGAAAGGCTCGACGCACCATGA
- a CDS encoding TM0106 family RecB-like putative nuclease, with amino-acid sequence MYTPSDLADLLECEHRSVLTQALAAGLPGAPRPGSGPDQLAVKHGRAHEAATLVRLRSEKTQVVEIEERDPVVAAKATAEALRAGAPVVYQAVFHDNEFTGRADFLLRDDEGRYEVYDTKLARHAKPAAVVQLAAYADALRRAGWPSGPDMHLLLGDGTTRTLRVDDFLPLLDRLRTRLRDRPPQLPVKLWADERPACGACGYAQHCASAREADRDLSLVAGMRSEQRRKLATAGLGTIDSLAAAEPADRPRDMSVTTFATLRAQAAIQVRQDETGELAYEVIGPDALAELPAPSPGDVFFDMEGDPYALLGTGLEYLFGAVTSDADGQRFTPFWAHSRAQEKRAFEDFVDFATARLAEYPGAHVYHYAPYEVTAVKRLAAVHGTREEAVDELLRSGAMVDLYAVVRKALRVGQRSYSIKYLEPLYMPAAREGDVKTAVSSIEAYEEYLTLSHAGETERADEVLHGIGDYNEYDCVSTLRLLEFLHQVRGEAGIEPVPPVVESEEDALLRTSEEDVAAQRRAERAAAMAALVDPLIEGLPEDPAEFTPDDHARALLAASVGYHRRETNPAWWEFFRQLAAPLGDLEVDTTCAVPVSMSVGEWVPPSGRLRTAKRTLVLGCDPDRPHPFAPGDDVRLRYGANARDAKVVASSAVELTLEESSAPDATSPDRPAAVLPGSPVRPSPKDEAVAELAQLVVDALPVLPAHPGVDLLRRSSPRLRGGARLPEPGEDLVATVIDAVDALDGSVLAVQGPPGAGKTYLAGKLIAHLVRSGRTVGVTSTSHKAVENVLAAALGNADLPAAKRAKRTPDPELPWEQPESNPALVKWREEHDTGHLVGGTAWTFANAAVRDEPFDVLVIDEAGQFALADALAVSTCAKNVVLLGDPQQLPQVVQGTHPAGAEASALGHLIGDADIMPPRLGYFLDQTRRMHPAVCEPVSRLSYAGLLHAHPSASRSVEGFASGLYLASVDHHGNTTRSVEEAAEVVAIVASLHGRTWQGRPLTDADFLVVAPYNLQARVVSRHLSDAGYGDVRVGTVDRFQGQEAPVVITTMTSSSAVDLPRGLDFLLSRNRLNVALSRAQSVAVLVCSPRLLEADIRTVDQMRLVSGMLGLLQTAAPWPG; translated from the coding sequence ATGTACACGCCGTCCGATCTCGCCGACCTGCTCGAATGCGAGCACCGGAGTGTGCTCACCCAGGCGCTGGCGGCCGGTCTGCCCGGCGCGCCGCGGCCCGGTTCGGGGCCGGACCAGCTGGCGGTCAAGCACGGCCGCGCGCACGAGGCGGCCACGCTCGTGCGGCTGCGGAGCGAGAAGACCCAGGTCGTCGAGATCGAGGAGCGCGACCCCGTGGTGGCGGCGAAGGCCACCGCGGAGGCGTTGCGGGCCGGCGCTCCCGTCGTCTACCAGGCGGTGTTCCACGACAACGAGTTCACCGGCCGCGCCGACTTCCTGCTGCGCGACGACGAAGGCCGCTACGAGGTCTACGACACCAAGCTCGCCCGGCACGCCAAGCCCGCTGCGGTAGTCCAACTGGCCGCGTACGCCGACGCTCTGCGGCGCGCGGGCTGGCCGTCCGGCCCGGACATGCACCTGCTGCTCGGTGACGGCACCACGCGCACTCTGCGTGTCGACGACTTCCTCCCCCTGCTCGACCGTCTCCGCACGCGTCTGCGTGACCGGCCGCCGCAGCTGCCAGTGAAGCTGTGGGCCGACGAACGGCCCGCGTGCGGCGCCTGTGGTTACGCACAGCACTGTGCGTCGGCGCGCGAAGCCGACCGTGACCTGTCGCTGGTCGCCGGGATGCGCAGCGAACAGCGGCGCAAGCTGGCGACGGCCGGGCTCGGCACGATCGACTCGCTCGCCGCGGCCGAGCCGGCGGACCGGCCGCGGGACATGTCCGTCACCACGTTCGCCACGCTGCGCGCACAAGCCGCGATCCAGGTGCGCCAGGACGAAACCGGCGAACTCGCGTACGAGGTGATCGGCCCGGACGCGCTCGCCGAGCTGCCGGCGCCGAGCCCGGGTGACGTCTTCTTCGACATGGAGGGCGACCCGTACGCGCTGCTGGGCACCGGGCTGGAGTACCTCTTCGGCGCCGTCACCTCCGACGCCGACGGCCAGCGGTTCACGCCGTTCTGGGCGCACTCGCGCGCGCAGGAGAAGCGGGCGTTCGAAGACTTCGTGGACTTCGCGACGGCGCGGCTGGCGGAGTACCCCGGCGCGCACGTCTACCACTACGCGCCGTACGAGGTGACGGCCGTGAAGCGACTCGCGGCGGTGCACGGCACGCGCGAGGAGGCCGTGGACGAACTGCTGCGAAGTGGCGCGATGGTGGACCTGTACGCGGTGGTGCGTAAGGCTTTGCGCGTCGGGCAGCGGTCGTACTCCATCAAGTACCTGGAGCCGCTGTACATGCCCGCCGCGCGCGAAGGCGACGTGAAGACGGCCGTGTCCAGCATCGAGGCGTACGAGGAGTACCTCACGCTCTCGCACGCCGGCGAGACCGAGCGCGCTGACGAGGTGCTGCACGGCATCGGCGACTACAACGAGTACGACTGCGTTTCCACGTTGCGGCTGCTGGAGTTCCTGCACCAGGTCCGGGGAGAGGCGGGCATCGAGCCGGTCCCGCCCGTCGTCGAGTCCGAAGAGGACGCTCTACTGAGGACGTCCGAAGAGGACGTCGCCGCCCAGCGCCGCGCCGAGCGGGCGGCCGCGATGGCGGCGCTGGTGGACCCGCTGATCGAAGGGCTGCCCGAAGACCCGGCGGAATTCACCCCGGACGACCACGCCCGCGCGCTGCTCGCCGCGTCCGTCGGCTACCACCGGCGCGAGACGAACCCGGCGTGGTGGGAGTTCTTCCGCCAGCTCGCGGCGCCGCTGGGCGACCTCGAGGTGGACACGACGTGCGCGGTGCCGGTATCGATGAGCGTCGGCGAGTGGGTGCCGCCGTCCGGCCGCCTGCGCACGGCGAAGCGGACGCTGGTGCTCGGGTGCGACCCGGACCGGCCGCACCCCTTCGCGCCGGGTGACGACGTGCGGCTGCGTTACGGCGCGAACGCCCGCGACGCCAAAGTGGTGGCCTCGTCGGCCGTCGAGCTGACGCTGGAAGAGAGCAGCGCGCCGGACGCGACGTCGCCGGACCGGCCCGCGGCGGTGCTGCCCGGCAGTCCCGTGCGGCCGTCGCCGAAGGACGAGGCGGTGGCCGAGCTGGCGCAGCTCGTCGTGGACGCGTTGCCGGTGCTGCCCGCGCACCCGGGCGTCGACCTGCTGCGGCGCTCTTCGCCCCGGCTGCGCGGCGGGGCGCGGCTGCCCGAGCCGGGTGAGGACTTGGTCGCGACGGTGATCGACGCCGTCGACGCGCTCGACGGCTCGGTGCTCGCGGTGCAGGGCCCGCCGGGCGCGGGCAAGACGTACCTGGCGGGCAAGCTGATCGCGCACCTGGTGCGGTCGGGCCGGACCGTGGGCGTGACGTCGACCAGTCACAAGGCCGTGGAGAACGTGCTCGCCGCCGCGCTGGGCAACGCCGACCTGCCCGCGGCGAAACGCGCGAAGCGCACGCCGGACCCGGAACTGCCGTGGGAGCAGCCGGAGTCCAACCCGGCGCTGGTGAAGTGGCGCGAAGAGCACGACACCGGCCACCTCGTGGGCGGCACGGCGTGGACGTTCGCGAACGCCGCGGTGCGCGACGAGCCGTTCGACGTGCTGGTGATCGACGAGGCGGGCCAGTTCGCGCTCGCGGACGCGCTGGCGGTGTCGACGTGCGCGAAGAACGTGGTGCTGCTGGGAGATCCGCAGCAGCTGCCGCAGGTCGTGCAGGGCACGCACCCGGCCGGCGCCGAGGCCTCGGCGCTCGGGCACCTGATCGGCGACGCGGACATCATGCCGCCGCGCCTGGGCTACTTCCTCGACCAGACGCGGCGCATGCACCCGGCCGTGTGCGAGCCGGTCTCGCGGCTTTCGTACGCGGGGCTGCTGCACGCGCACCCGTCGGCGTCGCGGTCGGTGGAGGGCTTCGCCTCGGGCCTGTACCTGGCGTCGGTCGACCACCACGGCAACACCACCCGTTCGGTGGAGGAGGCCGCGGAGGTCGTCGCGATCGTGGCTTCGCTGCACGGCCGGACGTGGCAGGGCCGGCCCTTGACGGACGCGGATTTCCTCGTGGTGGCCCCGTACAACCTCCAGGCCCGCGTCGTCTCGCGGCACCTGTCGGACGCGGGTTACGGCGACGTGCGCGTGGGCACCGTGGACCGTTTCCAGGGCCAGGAGGCCCCGGTGGTGATCACGACCATGACGTCCTCGTCGGCGGTCGACCTCCCCCGGGGACTGGACTTCCTGCTCTCGCGCAACCGGCTGAACGTGGCCCTGTCCCGCGCCCAGTCGGTCGCGGTCCTGGTCTGCTCCCCGCGGCTGCTGGAGGCGGACATCCGCACGGTGGACCAGATGCGCCTCGTGTCGGGCATGCTGGGGCTGCTGCAGACCGCGGCGCCGTGGCCCGGCTGA